The sequence below is a genomic window from Ovis aries strain OAR_USU_Benz2616 breed Rambouillet chromosome 19, ARS-UI_Ramb_v3.0, whole genome shotgun sequence.
GGCTCACAGTTGCAGGGCCCCCAAAAGCACAGTGACTTGAACAACCCTTGCCAGTTCAGTGCCCATGGGCTCACGCAAGCTCCCAAGCTCCTTCCTTCTCGTGGCGCCTTGGTGACCAcgaatcagaatcacctggaaaacaAGTTTCCAGGTGGTACTGACGCTGCTGGTCGTGAGACCACGTGTTGAAAAACTACTGCCCCAGGATATGTCCTTTGCCAACCATCCGGAGCTGACTTGGCCACACGTGGGCCCAGAGAGGCGAGCTGAGGCAGCCAACCTCCCTTTGAACAGATGGGGCGAATAAAAGTGACTGCTTCAGGCCCTGGGCAAGGACTTAGTCCCAGGGTCACACTTGGCTGCCAGGGAGGCCAGGCAAGCCCATCTGCGGCCTGGTGGCTGTGTGCCCCAGAAAGGGAAGGGCATGTTTGTGGGAGACACTGCAGGTCCACAGAGGGGCTTAATGTGGAGGCGAGAAGAAGGGGCCAGCACTCAGTGTGGGGAACATACGGCGAAAGGCTCTTAGCATGTTCGGAAATCTGAGTCATAACAGCAGTTTACTCAGAGAGGAGAAGCCTGGTCTCCCCTGCAGGGCTGTCCTGAGAGAGAgcaggctgagcgctgaagcagGAGCACGGCTGCCTGCTCCTGTCTTGAGGACAGCTGGGTGtcacgcccccccaccccccagcccaggCTTCACTCTTTTCCCTCCTTGTTCACCCAAgacgttcattcattcactgtccCGTTATTTTGTGGGTCAGGGCTGATGTTTTCAAGGtcctaagctttttttttttctacccccacccccaggcatcTTGGCTCTGGAGAAAGCTGCGTGGCAAGAGGCGGTTGGCGATGGCATTCTGCCTCTTAATGACTCTGTCTGTGGTGACTGTCACCCGCTTGCCCACACAGCACCCAGCCGCTGGCCCAGATCCTGGCCCCATGGAGCCCCAGGGGGTTGCTGATGCCCCTGCCCCCCAGAGTCGGCAGGCTCTGAGCTCCAGCTGGAGGCAGAGGGCAAGAAGGTTGAGGAGAAGCTGGGCCTTGCCCAGGAGCTCCATCCTGGTGTGTGCTGAGGAGCAAGGCCACAGAGGGCACGTGGACAGCAGAAGACGGTCCCCAGGGAAGGAGAGCAGCCATCCAGGGAGGATTAGGAATGACATTACTTTGGCATCTCCAGAAGACCTGAGACTCAGTACCCGGCGTCTTGTGCTCCTGCAGGGGGAGGCGATCAGGGGTCCAGGAGCCAAAGACCTGGACCCACCCTGGCACCATGGTCCCCTCCCGGAGGCACTCAGTGAGACAAGCACCCCAGGTGGCCCCCTCGCAGGGCATGACATGTCAGCCTTACAGCCTCGGAGAGCTACTGCTGGACTGATCCTCCAGCCTCCTCCAGAAGGCGGGGGTCTGCCAGGAGTGGGGAACAGAGCCTGGACTGGTAGCCAACAAGTGGGGGGTCCTGCCCCCACCAAAGGGGCTCATTGGTGGCCTGGCTCTGTTAGGGAGCTGCAAGGGTCTGTCTGGTGTGACACTGAGATCCCTGGGCTGTCGAGTGGCTTCAGGACCAGCAAGCAGGTCCCCCCGTGGCTCACAGAGCAGGATGTGCAGACCCTCCAGCTTCTGACCCAGGGGGAGGTGGTGGGCAAAGCCCGGGTGCCTGGCCACGGGCAGGTGCTGCTAGTCGGTTTCTCCAGCGAGGGGGCCC
It includes:
- the GASK1A gene encoding Golgi-associated kinase 1A isoform X2 — protein: MASWLWRKLRGKRRLAMAFCLLMTLSVVTVTRLPTQHPAAGPDPGPMEPQGVADAPAPQSRQALSSSWRQRARRLRRSWALPRSSILVCAEEQGHRGHVDSRRRSPGKESSHPGRIRNDITLASPEDLRLSTRRLVLLQGEAIRGPGAKDLDPPWHHGPLPEALSETSTPGGPLAGHDMSALQPRRATAGLILQPPPEGGGLPGVGNRAWTGSQQVGGPAPTKGAHWWPGSVRELQGSVWCDTEIPGLSSGFRTSKQVPPWLTEQDVQTLQLLTQGEVVGKARVPGHGQVLLVGFSSEGALQDAAPGLSQLCSQGLCGLIKRPRDLSEVLSFHVDRVLGLRRSLPAVARRFHSPLLPYRYTDGSARPVIWWAPDVQHLGDPEDDQNSLALGWLQYQALLARGCGRPSHAPCLGIHHAEWARLALFDFLLQVHDRLDRYCCGFEPEPSDPCVEERLREKCRNPGELRLVHILVRSSDPTRLVYIDNAGHLQHPEHKLNFRLLEGIDGFPEPVMKVLESGCLQNMLLKSLQMDPVFWESQGGRQGLQQVLQTLEQRAQVLLHHIRTHNLTIFPE
- the GASK1A gene encoding Golgi-associated kinase 1A isoform X3 — protein: MAFCLLMTLSVVTVTRLPTQHPAAGPDPGPMEPQGVADAPAPQSRQALSSSWRQRARRLRRSWALPRSSILVCAEEQGHRGHVDSRRRSPGKESSHPGRIRNDITLASPEDLRLSTRRLVLLQGEAIRGPGAKDLDPPWHHGPLPEALSETSTPGGPLAGHDMSALQPRRATAGLILQPPPEGGGLPGVGNRAWTGSQQVGGPAPTKGAHWWPGSVRELQGSVWCDTEIPGLSSGFRTSKQVPPWLTEQDVQTLQLLTQGEVVGKARVPGHGQVLLVGFSSEGALQDAAPGLSQLCSQGLCGLIKRPRDLSEVLSFHVDRVLGLRRSLPAVARRFHSPLLPYRYTDGSARPVIWWAPDVQHLGDPEDDQNSLALGWLQYQALLARGCGRPSHAPCLGIHHAEWARLALFDFLLQVHDRLDRYCCGFEPEPSDPCVEERLREKCRNPGELRLVHILVRSSDPTRLVYIDNAGHLQHPEHKLNFRLLEGIDGFPEPVMKVLESGCLQNMLLKSLQMDPVFWESQGGRQGLQQVLQTLEQRAQVLLHHIRTHNLTIFPE